Proteins from one Propionispora hippei DSM 15287 genomic window:
- a CDS encoding GGDEF domain-containing protein yields MVSRLRLMFLLAVLMPQAVMFFVTHGSAMATNRQFSEVQACTLAVALLLGLFLPGIAAEWAVGKRLHRMRRMCSRVKRGDYQELLPVPNESSEGDSLDPLLALMRDMNWMARHIQIREQDITRMIDDLRQSREAVRAQNQFLTNVNEELLAAQMELQERTTELETACRQMETMAMTDSLTSIANRRCFFEHLERHFAARICRCKPISLMILDIDRFKTINDTYGHQAGDRILMRLAEIIRESSRDKDLPARVGGEEYALLLPDTDSQGAIAVARRIQSKLAVSRFALDSREPATVVSITVSIGVCTMVTLPCWDRDKLYSYADQALYYSKNNGRNSISFYNPDTESIAEVRLN; encoded by the coding sequence TTGGTAAGCAGACTTCGTTTGATGTTTTTACTGGCAGTGTTAATGCCGCAGGCAGTGATGTTTTTTGTGACCCATGGTTCGGCGATGGCAACGAACAGACAGTTCAGTGAGGTGCAGGCTTGCACCTTAGCCGTTGCTTTGCTGCTGGGGTTGTTTTTACCCGGTATAGCCGCCGAGTGGGCTGTTGGTAAAAGGCTGCACCGTATGCGCCGAATGTGCTCGCGGGTTAAGCGGGGAGATTATCAGGAATTGCTGCCTGTACCCAATGAATCATCTGAAGGCGACTCACTTGATCCCCTGCTTGCGTTAATGCGCGATATGAACTGGATGGCCCGCCACATTCAAATACGGGAACAGGATATTACACGGATGATTGACGACCTGCGGCAATCCCGGGAAGCAGTGCGTGCGCAGAATCAGTTTCTTACCAATGTGAATGAGGAGCTATTAGCTGCTCAGATGGAGCTGCAGGAACGTACCACTGAGCTGGAGACTGCCTGCCGCCAAATGGAGACAATGGCCATGACCGATTCCTTGACGTCAATTGCTAACCGGCGCTGCTTTTTTGAGCATCTGGAACGGCATTTTGCCGCTAGAATATGCCGGTGCAAGCCGATATCCCTGATGATTTTGGATATTGACAGATTTAAGACAATTAACGATACCTATGGGCATCAAGCCGGCGACAGGATTTTGATGCGGCTGGCCGAAATCATTCGAGAAAGCAGCCGGGACAAGGACCTGCCGGCCCGGGTGGGCGGTGAGGAATACGCTCTTCTATTACCGGATACCGATTCCCAGGGAGCCATTGCGGTGGCCCGGCGCATTCAAAGCAAACTGGCGGTCAGCCGATTTGCTCTGGATTCCCGGGAACCGGCAACGGTTGTTTCCATAACAGTTTCTATTGGTGTGTGTACCATGGTGACACTCCCTTGCTGGGACAGGGATAAGCTGTATAGTTATGCCGATCAGGCGCTGTATTACTCAAAGAACAATGGACGCAACAGTATATCTTTTTATAATCCTGATACCGAATCAATCGCTGAGGTAAGGCTTAACTAA
- a CDS encoding FeoB-associated Cys-rich membrane protein, producing METIILALIGLGAVGFVGRKIWMTFQGKSSCGCGSSSCSGESADKGCSCCPPK from the coding sequence ATGGAGACAATCATTTTGGCGCTTATCGGACTCGGGGCCGTCGGTTTTGTTGGCCGCAAGATATGGATGACTTTTCAGGGGAAAAGTTCCTGCGGCTGCGGCAGCAGCTCTTGCTCCGGTGAAAGCGCGGACAAAGGTTGTTCTTGTTGCCCCCCCAAATAG
- a CDS encoding HD-GYP domain-containing protein has translation MGSHLITLDDLHEVVEALALALDAKNSCMCGHSERVAELALLLAAELGFSPEEQMKIHIGAHLHDIGKIGIPDNILNKEGKLTKEEFDLIREHPVIGDSIVGRIQAFRSIADSVRYHHERYDGKGYPDGLQGEEIPIEARIVAVADSFDAMTTVRTYRRAVSLKEALAEIVRCRSTQFDPVVVDALLQLAAENKLYSMCYERNTKIAVTG, from the coding sequence ATGGGATCGCATTTGATTACTTTGGATGATTTGCATGAAGTAGTGGAGGCGCTGGCCTTAGCTCTGGATGCGAAAAATTCCTGCATGTGCGGGCACTCGGAACGGGTGGCGGAGTTGGCCCTGCTGTTGGCGGCAGAACTTGGCTTTTCACCGGAAGAACAGATGAAAATACATATTGGTGCCCATTTGCATGACATTGGCAAAATCGGCATTCCTGACAATATATTGAATAAAGAGGGGAAGCTGACCAAGGAGGAGTTTGATCTTATAAGGGAGCATCCGGTCATTGGTGACAGTATTGTGGGGCGAATTCAAGCTTTTCGCTCTATTGCCGACAGTGTTCGCTATCACCACGAGCGCTATGACGGAAAAGGTTACCCTGACGGTTTGCAAGGAGAAGAAATTCCGATTGAAGCCAGGATAGTAGCGGTAGCAGATTCGTTTGATGCCATGACAACCGTCCGGACTTACCGGAGAGCGGTTTCACTAAAAGAGGCACTGGCGGAGATTGTTCGCTGCCGGTCTACGCAATTCGATCCGGTGGTAGTCGATGCCTTGTTACAACTGGCCGCTGAAAATAAATTGTATAGTATGTGTTATGAACGAAATACTAAGATTGCAGTCACAGGGTAA